The proteins below come from a single Triticum aestivum cultivar Chinese Spring chromosome 5D, IWGSC CS RefSeq v2.1, whole genome shotgun sequence genomic window:
- the LOC123124287 gene encoding glutaredoxin-C1 has product MEQVTKLAGQRAVVIFGMSSCCMCHTVTSLLRDLGANPTVVELDEDPWGKEMEKALVRLIGRNPAVPAVFIGGRLVGCTDKVMSLHLSGKLVPLLRNAGAIWV; this is encoded by the coding sequence ATGGAGCAGGTGACGAAGCTAGCGGGGCAGCGGGCGGTGGTGATCTTCGGCATGAGCTCCTGCTGCATGTGCCACACCGTGACGAGCCTCCTCCGCGATCTCGGGGCGAACCCGACGGTGGTGGAACTGGACGAGGACCCTTGGGGAAAGGAGATGGAGAAGGCGCTGGTGCGGCTCATCGGCCGGAACCCTGCTGTGCCGGCGGTGTTCATCGGCGGCAGGCTCGTCGGATGCACCGACAAGGTCATGTCCCTTCACCTCAGCGGCAAGCTCGTCCCTCTGCTTCGTAATGCAGGTGCTATCTGGGTGTAG
- the LOC543339 gene encoding germin-like protein 8-4 codes for MASSPSLFLLAVLLALVSWQATAYDPSPLQDFCVADMKSPVRVNGFPCKDPMAVNPEDFFNPAMLDQPRDTKNSKVGSNVTNINVINFPGLNTLGISLARIDYGPLGVNTPHIHPRATELLTVLEGTLYLGFVTSNPNRLFSRVVKKGDVFVFPKAMIHFQMNLAHDKPAAALSSLSSQNPGVISIANAVFGSNPPISDDVLATAFQVEKKLIDWLQSQFWENNHY; via the exons atggcctcctctccctccttgtTTCTCCTCGCCGTGCTTCTTGCGCTGGTCTCATGGCAGGCCACTGCCTATGATCCTAGCCCTCTGCAAGACTTCTGCGTCGCCGACATGAAGTCACCTG TGCGAGTAAATGGATTTCCTTGCAAGGACCCAATGGCCGTCAACCCGGAAGATTTCTTCAATCCAGCCATGCTTGACCAACCTAGGGATACTAAGAACAGCAAGGTTGGGTCCAACGTCACCAACATTAACGTCATCAACTTTCCTGGCCTCAACACCCTTGGTATCTCGCTGGCACGCATCGACTATGGAccattgggcgtgaacaccccgcATATACATCCCCGTGCCACTGAGCTCCTTACTGTGCTTGAGGGAACTCTCTACCTTGGATTTGTCACATCCAACCCAAATAGGCTCTTCTCCAGGGTGGTCAAGAAGGGTGACGTATTTGTGTTCCCGAAGGCAATGATCCACTTCCAAATGAATCTAGCGCATGACAAGCCAGCAGCTGCGTTGTCGTCACTCAGCAGCCAAAACCCAGGAGTTATTTCTATTGCCAATGCAGTCTTTGGATCAAACCCACCCATTTCGGATGATGTTTTGGCCACGGCGTTTCAGGTGGAAAAGAAACTGATTGATTGGCTCCAATCTCAGTTCTGGGAGAATAACCACTACTAA